The genomic stretch GCGTGAGGTTCACAGCGTCTCCACGGTGATGTGGTCGTTGGTGTACACGCAGATGCCGGCGGCGATGCGCATGGCCTCCATGGCGATCGCCTTGGCGTCGAGG from Candidatus Methylomirabilota bacterium encodes the following:
- a CDS encoding HslU--HslV peptidase proteolytic subunit, encoding LDAKAIAMEAMRIAAGICVYTNDHITVETL